The Microcella sp. genome includes the window ATGTCTCTTTCGAGACGTTGATCGTAGAAAAGAGATCTTGCGATCTCAGTTCTAAGATGCTCGCGTCCACTGTGTAGTTCTCAACATACGGTCGGTACCGCTTCTGTCGACGACCCCGGAGGGTGCTTTCTAGTCGATCAGACCGCGGTCCGAGGAATCGTGTCTCGAGGTCACCCTCGAGGCCCGGTCCCTCAGGACCCAACAGCGTGCATGTGGCCGGCTCTGGTCGGCAGCGCTTCCAACCCCGAAGGGCGTACTGAGCTGCCGGCTTTCGCCTGCCACCAAAGTCAATGTTCCACCCATGAGCTACCAGCTGAGAACAGAGTCTCAGATCTGGCTTCTGGCTGCACTCGCCGAAGCGAGGCAGCAGATGCTCCTTAGAAAGGAGGTGATCCAGCCGCACCTTCCGGTACGGCTACCTTGTTACGACTTAGTCCTAATCACCGATCCCACCTTCGACAGCTCCCTCCTTGCGGTTGGGCCACTGGCTTCGGGTGTTACCGACTTTCATGACTTGACGGGCGGTGTGTACAAGGCCCGGGAACGTATTCACCGTGACGTTGCTGATTCACGATTACTAGCGACTCCAACTTCATGAGGTCGAGTTGCAGACCTCAATCCGAACTGAGACCGGCTTTTTGGGATTCGCTCCACCTTGCGGTATTGCAGCCCTTTGTACCGGCCATTGTAGCATGCGTGAAGCCCAAGACATAAGGGGCATGATGATTTGACGTCATCCCCACCTTCCTCCGAGTTGACCCCGGCAGTCTCCCATGAGTTCCCACCATGACGTGCTGGCAACATAGGACGAGGGTTGCGCTCGTTGCGGGACTTAACCCAACATCTCACGACACGAGCTGACGACAACCATGCACCACCTGTTTACGAGTGTCCAAAGAGTTGACTATTTCTAGCCCGTTCTCGTATATGTCAAGCCTTGGTAAGGTTCTTCGCGTTGCATCGAATTAATCCGCATGCTCCGCCGCTTGTGCGGGCCCCCGTCAATTCCTTTGAGTTTTAGTCTTGCGACCGTACTCCCCAGGCGGGGAACTTAATGCGTTAGCTGCGACACAGAAACCGTGGAATGGTCCCTACATCTAGTTCCCAACGTTTACGGCATGGACTACCAGGGTATCTAATCCTGTTCGCTCCCCATGCTTTCGCTCCTCAGCGTCAGTTACGGCCCAGAGATCTGCCTTCGCCATCGGTGTTCCTCCTGATATCTGCGCATTCCACCGCTACACCAGGAATTCCAATCTCCCCTACCGCACTCTAGTTTGCCCGTACCCACTGCAGGCGCGAGGTTGAGCCTCGCGTTTTCACAGCAGACGCGACAAACCGCCTACGAGCTCTTTACGCCCAATAATTCCGGACAACGCTTGCACCCTACGTATTACCGCGGCTGCTGGCACGTAGTTAGCCGGTGCTTTTTCTGCAGGTACCGTCACTTTCGCTTCTTCCCTGCTAAAAGAGGTTTACAACCCGAAGGCCGTCGTCCCTCACGCGGCGTTGCTGCATCAGGCTTGCGCCCATTGTGCAATATTCCCCACTGCTGCCTCCCGTAGGAGTCTGGGCCGTGTCTCAGTCCCAGTGTGGCCGGTCACCCTCTCAGGCCGGCTACCCGTCGTCGTCTTGGTGAGCCGTTACCTCACCAACTAACTGATAGGCCGCGAGTCCATCCTTGACCGAAGTTCTTTCCAGCTGATGACCATGCGGTCTCAGCTCGTATCCGGTATTAGACGTCGTTTCCAACGCTTATCCCAGAGTCAAGGGCAGGTTACTCACGTGTTACTCACCCGTTCGCCACTAATCCACCAGAGCAAGCTCCGGCTTCATCGTTCGACTTGCATGTGTTAAGCACGCCGCCAGCGTTCGTCCTGAGCCAGGATCAAACTCTCCGTAAATGTTTGATTGCACAGCGGCCCGAAGGCTGCCGGCACATCTAGTGTCTCTGCCGGACCGAGGTCTGAGCAGGGACGAGTTTGTCTGACTGAAGTTCGAATATCTACTGACATTCTTGTTTCAATCCAAAGGAATCTCATACGGATGATCGAGACCATCCGTCGAGGTTGTTTGGCATTGACTTAGTGCACGCTGTTGAGTTCTCAAGGATCGGGCGCTCCAGACCTTCGGCTTCTCAGCCGTCGCAACTGGGCAACTTCCCTAACATATCCGCCGGAGAGACCCGTGGCAAATCGGGGATCTCGGTGAACCGAGCCCGATCGACTGGATCGATCTTGGCGGCGGACTTACCATCCTACTTGGCGATGAGCGCACCAGCAAGTGGCTGCTCTGTCTTGGAGGATGTGCACCGCTTGAGCTGAGCCCCGCCTCTCGGCGAGCCGCATCATTTGGGGTGACGAGTTAGAAGATTACGGTTCGCCCGCACTCGGAGCAAGTTTGCCCGAATCCCGGGCGTGTCGCGCCATACTCGAGGGGTGATCGACCACCTCCCCGAGCCCGACCTGCCGCTGCGAGATCGCCTGCTGCGGCTGCAGAACTCGGTGCCGCGCTCGGCGTTGCAGGCCTGGGCAGCAGGGCTCGCGCTCGGTGAGGTGGGCGACGATTCGGCCGAGCACCCGTCGATCGAGTGGCTCGGAGGCACGCGCGGATGGCGGCCGTACTGGAGCCGAACGTGGGGCCTGCGGCTGCTGCTGCACATCGGAGTCGACGACGTCGCCGTGCCGGCACTCTCGGCTGTGCTGGCCGATGAGTCGTGGCGCGTGCGAGAGATGGCCCTCAAGGTGATCGCGCGGCACGAGCCGCCCGTCGACGGGCAGACGGTGGTCGAGCTGCTCGACGACCCCGTGGCGCGCGTGAGGGAGGCGGCAGGGCGCGTGCTCGCGCGGCCCGAGCGCTAGCTGCCCGAGAAGCGCACGCCCGCGAGGGTCTTCTTGCCGCGCCGCAGCACGGCGCACCGCCCGGCGAGCGCGGAGCCCTCGAGGGTCTGCTCGTCGCTCGACACCTTGACGTTGTTGAGCGAGACCCCGCCCTGCGCGATCGCGCGCCGAGCCTCGCCCGCGCTCGAGCAGAGGCCGGTGGCCACGAGCGCGTGCACGACGGTGTCTGACTCGGCGACGTCGGCACTGGGGAGCTCGGCGATCGCGGCGGCGAGAGTCTGAGCATCCAGCGCCGAAAGGTCACCCTGGCCGAAGAGCGCTTCAGAGGCAGCGATGGCGGCCGAGACCGCTGCGGCTCCGTGCACGAGCCCCGTCACCTCGAGGGCCAGCCGCTTCTGCGCGGCGCGGCGGAACGGCTCGGTCTCGACGAGCTCGGCGAACGCCTCGATCTCGGCGCGCGACAAGAACGTGAAGACCTTCAAGCGGTCGATGACATCGGCGTCGTCGGTGTTGAGCCAGAACTGGTACATCGCGAAGGGGCTGCACATGTCGGCGGCGAGCCAGATCGCGTTGCCTTCGCTCTTGCCGAACTTCGTGCCGTCGCTGTTGGTGATGAGCGGCGTGCCGATGGCGTGCACGCTGCGGCCCTCTGCCTTGTGGATGAGGTCGGTGCCGCTCGTCAGGTTGCCCCACTGGTCGCTGCCGCCCGTCTGCAGCACGCAGCCGTGCTGCCGGTGCAGCTCGAGAAAGTCGTAGCCCTGCAGAATCTGGTAGCTGAACTCGGTGTACGAGATTCCGGCGTCAGAGTTGAGGCGCGCGGCGACCGCGTCTTTCTTCAGCATCGTGCCGACGCGGTAGTACTTGCCGATCTCGCGCAAGAAGTCGATCGCGCTGAGGTCGGCCGTCCAGTCGAGATTGTTGACGAGACGCACGGCGTTCGCGCCGTCATCTGACAGAAAACGACTGACCTGGCCCTGCAGCCGTTCGACCCAGGCCGCCACCGTCTCGCGCGTGTTGAGCTGCCGCTCTGCGGTGGGCCGAGGGTCGCCGATGAGCCCCGTCGACCCCCCGACGAGAGCGAGCGGCCGGTGGCCGGCGAGCTGCAGCCGACGCATGAGCAGCAATTGCACGAGGTTGCCGAGGTGCAGGCTCGGCGCGGTGGGGTCGAAGCCGCAGTAGTAGGTGATCGGCTCGCCGCCGAGAGCCTCTTTCAGGGCAGTCTCGTCGGTCGAGACGTGCACGAGCCCGCGCCACACGATCTCGTCCCACACGGTCTCGAAGGTGGAGTCGTTGCGGGCGGGGGTCAGGGTGATCGAGTCGTCAGTCACGGGTGCGGCGGTCACCGCGTCAGCGTATCAGCGGCGGCGACCCCCGCTCGACGAATCATCCTTGTATGCTTGATCATCAAGAGATCATGCCGAGAGGGTTGATTATGGGAGCCATGTTCGTG containing:
- the tyrS gene encoding tyrosine--tRNA ligase is translated as MTAAPVTDDSITLTPARNDSTFETVWDEIVWRGLVHVSTDETALKEALGGEPITYYCGFDPTAPSLHLGNLVQLLLMRRLQLAGHRPLALVGGSTGLIGDPRPTAERQLNTRETVAAWVERLQGQVSRFLSDDGANAVRLVNNLDWTADLSAIDFLREIGKYYRVGTMLKKDAVAARLNSDAGISYTEFSYQILQGYDFLELHRQHGCVLQTGGSDQWGNLTSGTDLIHKAEGRSVHAIGTPLITNSDGTKFGKSEGNAIWLAADMCSPFAMYQFWLNTDDADVIDRLKVFTFLSRAEIEAFAELVETEPFRRAAQKRLALEVTGLVHGAAAVSAAIAASEALFGQGDLSALDAQTLAAAIAELPSADVAESDTVVHALVATGLCSSAGEARRAIAQGGVSLNNVKVSSDEQTLEGSALAGRCAVLRRGKKTLAGVRFSGS
- a CDS encoding HEAT repeat domain-containing protein, with the protein product MIDHLPEPDLPLRDRLLRLQNSVPRSALQAWAAGLALGEVGDDSAEHPSIEWLGGTRGWRPYWSRTWGLRLLLHIGVDDVAVPALSAVLADESWRVREMALKVIARHEPPVDGQTVVELLDDPVARVREAAGRVLARPER